From the Symmachiella macrocystis genome, the window CCTTTCCCGAAATTTTAATCCTCTGCTATGAAATCGCGTTACATTCCAATGGGCATTTGGTGACAAACTAAAATATGAAACTCTCTAAACTGAACCGTGACTTTCACCGCTGGGGATCGATTCTGATTGCGTTGCCGGTGGCAGTGATCATTGCCACCGGCGTGATTCTGCAATTGAAAAAGGAGTCCGCCTGGATTCAGCCGCCAACGCGGCAAGGTTCCAGCAACGAGCTTTCGCTTAGTTTCGACCAGATCCTTACAGCCACTCAAGGCGTTCCGGAAGCGGAAGTCGAAAGTTGGGACGATATTGACCGCCTGGATGTACGCCCCAGAAAGGGAATGCTCAAAGTGAGGTGCAAGAATGGATGGGAGGTTCAACTTGACGCAAAAAGCGGAATAGCCCTTCAAGTAGCCTACCGGCGGTCCGATCTGATTGAAAGCATTCACGACGGCAGCTTCTTCCACGACAGCTTCAAACTCTGGGTGTTCCTGCCCACGGCGTTGGTCCTTGGCACATTGTGGGGAACGGGCCTCTATCTATTCTTTTTGCCTTACTATGCCAAATGGAAAAAGCGGCGGAACATGACTCACGCCGACAAACAACTCACGTTATCGAAATCCACCATACTGGAGTGAGCATGACATCTACAATCCATTACGTCAAAACGATTGTTTGCTTCTCCGTGACCATCCTGTGTGGGATGGCTGGTCAAACAACAGCGCAGGAATCAAAATCTCAAGTTTCCCCACTCCCTGAAAAGTCCGAAGTGATGCAGCGAATCGCCTTCGGCTCTTGTGCAAAGCATTGGCAGTACCAGCCGATTTGGGAGACAGTGATCGCCCGAAAACCGGATCTGTTTCTGTTCCTCGGTGATGCCATCTACGCCGACAATGACGGCAAGACGGCTTGGGAAGTCACCAAGCAACAACTACAGGGTGAATGGAACCGGCTAGCGGACAAGCCTGAGTTTCAGCGTTTCCGCGCCACCGTTCCAATGATGGCAACCTGGGACAATCACGACTACGGGACTCACGACGGCGGTGCGGAATTCAAACTGAAAGAAGTCTCGAAGCGAATCTTCCTTGATTTTTTTAGCGAACCCCTTGGCTCCCCGCGTAGGCAGCGGGCTGGGATATTTGATGCGAAATTCTTTGGACCAGAAGGAAAACGGGTGCAGGTTATCTTGCTCGACACTCGCACTTTTCGAGGACCGTTCAAACTCGATGAGCGAAGTAAGGCAGAGCGGGCGAAGATCGGCAAAGTCGGCGGCTACGTGCCGCACGATGATCGATCGATTCCTATGCTTGGCGATGCTCAGTGGGTGTGGCTTGAACAGCAACTCCGGAAACCCGCAGACGTTCGATTGGTCTGTTCCAGCACTCAAATTGTTCCTGATCAGAAAGGCATGGATGAGTGGGGTTGCTACCCGCACGAGCGTCAACGGCTGTTTGATTTGATTGACAACACCAGAGCCAACGGTGTGATTTTGCTCAGCGGGAATGTGCACTTTGCGGAAGTTTCCAAAGTCGAAACCAAAGCTTATCCCCTCCTGGATTTCACATCCAGCGGCCTCACCCACATCAATGAAGCCTATGCTAAATCAGAGAACGAGTACCAGGTGGCCGGCCCGTTTACCAAACTGAATTTTGGGATTGTTGAGATTGATTGGGGAACAAAGTCCTTCGCACAAATTACGCTGAAGGCCATTGGTGATGATGGTACCGCTGGGTTCTCGCATCGCGTTTCACTTGGGGACCTGCAGCCATGAATTGTCTTCCAGTTTTTCATGCCAACGATACCCCACATGATTTAGAGAGAAACCTCCAGTTAATTCTGTCGCTTATTTCGCGTCTTAAATCTGCACGCTGGGATATCCTACTCTAAAAGCCCCATATTTAAATGGGGAGCCGTTAGGCGACCAGAATTCACCGCCCAGGAATCAACGGCGCTGGGGGGAGGCAGGTGTTACGATATT encodes:
- a CDS encoding PepSY domain-containing protein; amino-acid sequence: MKLSKLNRDFHRWGSILIALPVAVIIATGVILQLKKESAWIQPPTRQGSSNELSLSFDQILTATQGVPEAEVESWDDIDRLDVRPRKGMLKVRCKNGWEVQLDAKSGIALQVAYRRSDLIESIHDGSFFHDSFKLWVFLPTALVLGTLWGTGLYLFFLPYYAKWKKRRNMTHADKQLTLSKSTILE
- a CDS encoding alkaline phosphatase D family protein: MEKAAEHDSRRQTTHVIEIHHTGVSMTSTIHYVKTIVCFSVTILCGMAGQTTAQESKSQVSPLPEKSEVMQRIAFGSCAKHWQYQPIWETVIARKPDLFLFLGDAIYADNDGKTAWEVTKQQLQGEWNRLADKPEFQRFRATVPMMATWDNHDYGTHDGGAEFKLKEVSKRIFLDFFSEPLGSPRRQRAGIFDAKFFGPEGKRVQVILLDTRTFRGPFKLDERSKAERAKIGKVGGYVPHDDRSIPMLGDAQWVWLEQQLRKPADVRLVCSSTQIVPDQKGMDEWGCYPHERQRLFDLIDNTRANGVILLSGNVHFAEVSKVETKAYPLLDFTSSGLTHINEAYAKSENEYQVAGPFTKLNFGIVEIDWGTKSFAQITLKAIGDDGTAGFSHRVSLGDLQP